The Chloroflexota bacterium genome segment CACGTCATGCTGGTCGACCTTGGCCGCAACGACGTCGGCAAGGTCAGCAAGGCTGGCACCGTCTCGGTGGACGAGCTGATGGTGATCGAGAAGTACTCGCACGTCATGCACATCGTCTCGAAGGTCACCGGGCAGCTCCGCGACGACCTCCGCCCCGTCGATGCGTTGCGGTCGGTCTTCCCGGCTGGGACCGTCTCCGGCGCGCCCAAGATCCGCGCGATGGAGATCATCGCCGAGCTGGAGAAGGACCGTCGCGGAACCTACGCCGGCTCGGTCGGCCTGTTCAACTGGGATGGCGAGATCGAGACGGCCATCGCGCTGCGGACAGCCCTGGTCAAGGACGGCACGGTCCACGTCCAGGCTGGCGGCGGCATCGTCGCCGACTCCGATCCCGCCTTCGAGTACGAGGAGACGCTGAACAAGGCCGCCGCGCTGCTGCGTGGCGTGCTGGCCGCCGAGCGGGCCGGTCGGCCGGCCTCCGCGCCGGTCCCGAGCGCCATCGGGGACGCCCTGGCCGAGCCGGTCTCTGAGGGGGTGCCTGCGACATGAGCCGCCTGCTCCTGATCGACAACTACGACTCGTTCACCTACAACCTGTACCAGTACCTCTGCGAGCTTGGCGCGGATGTGGACGTGCGCCGCAACGACTCGCTGACCGTCGAGGAGATCGAGGGGATGCAGGTCGACGGCATCATCCTCTCGCCGGGGCCGGGCCGCCCCGAGGACGCTGGCGTCTGCATCCCGGTCGTCAAGCAGTTTGTCGGCAAGCTGCCGATCCTCGGCGTCTGCCTCGGGCACCAGGCCATCGCGGCGGCCTACGGCGCGGAGATCGTCTCCGCGCCCGAGCTGCTGCACGGCAAGACCTCGGAGATCGTCCACGGCGGCGACGGCCTCTATCAGGGGCTGAAGCCAAACTTCCGAGCCGTGCGCTACCACTCGCTGGTGGCCGACCGTCAGACGCTGCCAGCCACGCTCCAGGTGGATTCGGAGACGGCGGACGGCACGATCATGGGCCTGCGGCACCGCGATGAGGCATTGTACGGAGTCCAGTTTCACCCAGAATCGATCCTGACCGACGGCGGCAAGACGCTGCTCAAGAACTTCCTGGATATCGTCGCGGCGGCGGCCAGTACGGCCCGGCCCCTCGCGACCTCGATTCCGGCGGGGAGGTAAGGCGATGGCGATCAAGGAGATGATCGTCAAGGTGGTGGAAGGCCGGTCCCTCCGCGAGACCGAGGCCGCTGCCGCCATGCTCGACATCGTGGAGGGGCTGGCGACGCCCTCGCAGATCGCGGCGTTCGTGACGGCGCTCCGCATGAAGGGGGAGACCGCCGAGGAGATCGCCGGGCTCGCGCGGATCATGCGCCGCTACGCCAACCGCGTCGAGGCCGACTCAGACGCCATCGACATCGTCGGGACCGGCGGCGACGGCGGCAACACGT includes the following:
- a CDS encoding aminodeoxychorismate/anthranilate synthase component II; protein product: MSRLLLIDNYDSFTYNLYQYLCELGADVDVRRNDSLTVEEIEGMQVDGIILSPGPGRPEDAGVCIPVVKQFVGKLPILGVCLGHQAIAAAYGAEIVSAPELLHGKTSEIVHGGDGLYQGLKPNFRAVRYHSLVADRQTLPATLQVDSETADGTIMGLRHRDEALYGVQFHPESILTDGGKTLLKNFLDIVAAAASTARPLATSIPAGR